A stretch of Halocalculus aciditolerans DNA encodes these proteins:
- a CDS encoding 4Fe-4S dicluster domain-containing protein, which yields MAIDPNFDENREVVDTHEGHDVWGPVDEPEQLGIHGTHVAVDFDICIEDGACVEDCPVDVFEWVDTPGHPESERKADPANEIQCIDCMLCVDVCPVDAIDVDSTRA from the coding sequence ATGGCTATCGACCCGAACTTCGACGAGAACCGCGAGGTCGTCGACACCCACGAGGGCCACGACGTCTGGGGGCCGGTGGACGAACCCGAACAGCTCGGCATCCACGGCACGCACGTCGCCGTCGACTTCGACATCTGCATCGAGGACGGCGCGTGCGTCGAGGACTGCCCCGTCGACGTCTTCGAGTGGGTCGACACTCCCGGCCACCCGGAGAGCGAGCGGAAGGCCGACCCCGCGAACGAGATTCAGTGTATCGACTGCATGCTCTGCGTCGACGTGTGTCCGGTGGACGCCATCGACGTGGATAGTACACGGGCTTGA
- a CDS encoding cupin domain-containing protein translates to MRKVRLADLESRMGPASVILPLTDALGLADVAMNYYELDEGESTAFGYHAHENQEEVFYVESGTLTFRTADGPVHAKAGEVVRFGPGEYQRATNEHADRALVLALGAPQDAGATRSLRECDDCGGETSHHIELADDHDAVVAVCDECGNETGRYT, encoded by the coding sequence ATGCGCAAGGTACGACTCGCAGACCTGGAGTCGCGGATGGGGCCGGCGTCCGTCATCCTCCCGCTCACGGACGCGCTCGGCTTAGCGGACGTCGCGATGAACTACTACGAGCTCGACGAGGGCGAGTCGACGGCGTTCGGCTACCACGCCCACGAGAACCAAGAGGAGGTGTTCTACGTCGAGTCCGGGACGCTGACGTTCCGCACCGCCGACGGCCCCGTTCACGCGAAGGCCGGCGAAGTCGTGCGATTCGGCCCCGGCGAGTACCAGCGCGCGACGAACGAGCACGCCGACCGCGCCCTCGTCCTCGCCCTCGGCGCACCCCAAGACGCCGGCGCAACGCGCTCCCTCCGCGAATGCGACGACTGCGGCGGCGAGACCAGCCACCACATCGAACTCGCCGACGACCACGACGCCGTCGTCGCCGTCTGCGACGAATGCGGGAACGAGACGGGGCGATACACGTGA